The genome window GGTCTCTATGTTGTTTAAGTTACTGGGATAGCCCCATGCGCCACCCCCAACATCTGAAAGTCTCGGCGGCCTCGGGCGTGGAAAACCTCTCTCACCCTCCATTGAGGCAACAAGCGCCGTTGACTCTCCACAGACAAACGCTCCCGCCCCTTCTCTTACATCAAGGCTAAAGCTAAAGTCTGTTCCCAGTATATTGTTACCCAGTACTCCCAGTTCCTCAGCCTGCTTTATGGCGTGTTTTAGGTTAACTACCGCCAATGGATACTCATGTCTGACATAGACAAACCCGTACTGGGCATTTATTGCATAAGCACACAGAAGCATTCCCTCTATCAGGCCGTGCGGGTCCCCCTCCATTATGGAGCGGTCCATAAACGCTCCCGGGTCACCCTCATCACCGTTGGCAATGACAAGTTTTATTTTACTCTTAGCGCTCTTTGTGTGTTTCCATTTTGCTCCGGCAGGGAAGCCGGCACCGCCGCGCCCTCTGAGGTTAGCCTTATCCACCTCCTCCAGCACGTGGTCAGGACTCATCGACTCTAATGCCTTAACAAGGGCAGTATAACCCCCCACTGCTATATAATGTTCTATCTTCCGGGGGTCAACAAGACCGTTGTTGTGCAGGGCGACACGGAGCTGTTTCTTATAGAAAGGCAGTGTCTCCATGATTTCCTTGGGCTCGCTTAATATGTCGTCCCTGTAGAGGAGGTTTCTTACCGGAAACCCTGCTGAAAACGTGGTGACAACTATATCGTGTGCGTCCTGGGGCCGAACCTGCTTATAGTAATAACCGTAGGGTTCGGCTTTCATAACCGGCCCCTGCTGGCAAAACCCCTGACAGCCCGTCTTAACTATATCAACATGCTTGCCGCAATGGGCGGCTTCCTCTTCCACCTTCTGAATAACACCTGCCGCCCCTGTTGCCATACACGCTGTGCCGGTACAGGTGCGAAGCCGCGGTACATCCTCCTTAAAGGTTTCATCCTTAAGAAGCAGTTGAAGGTTTTTAAAAGCCTCAAGGCTCTTAACTCTTTCCATTATCGTGTCCCTCTTCTATATCATGAATCAACCCTTTTAATTTCTTAGGCCCTACGGTGCCTACAACCCCTTCATTGACGGTGACAACAGGGGCAAGCCCGCAACACCCTACACAGCCTACAGTTTCAAGAGTCAATTTTAAATCCTCGGTAGTCTCACCGGCCTTTACGTTAAACTTAGTTGAAAGGGCATCCACCACTTTGGAAGCGCCCCTTACGTGGCAGGCCGTGCCTGTGCACACTCTGACTATATTTTTTCCTCGGGGGGTAAAATGAAATTGCTTGTAAAAACTTGCTACACTGTAGATTTCGGCAAGCGGTATATCAAGCTTCTTAGAAAGCAATCTCAGCACATCCTCAGGCAGGTAGCCGTTTTCCGACTGTACCTTATGGAGTGTGGGAATTAAAATCCCCCTCCTGCTCTCCTCGCTGCTTATTATACCGCCGATTATACCAATTGACGATTTAACATTTATACTTTCTATATCCATTTTCCCTCCTAAGGGCTATTTTTTAGCCTGCTCTTTTTCGAGCTTCCGTCTGTCTTCCATGGTCATTAGAACTCTTTCCGCTCCAAACTTTCCAGGCTCGTACTTCTTTAACTTAAGAGCATCTCTTTTGCTGTCTATTGCTGCAAGGGCTGTAGTCAAAATATCCTTAGCATCGGGAATAAACTCCAGTTTGGCGCCCATTCTCTTAGACCATAGTTCAGTTTTTATAGCCTTCACAACAGAGCTGGCCTCAACCGGACTCTCCGAACCAAATATTACGTGTGCTCCGGAGGCGACAAAATAAACCCCTATGGCCAGTGCCTTTTCACTCATCCACTCAGGCGCTATACCAATTGCAGGCAAGTCGGTTATGTCATCACCAAGGCCGCCCTCTTCAGTCATATGGGTCATAATGGTCAGAATTCTGGAATTATCAACGCATGAGCCCAGATGAAGCATTGGAGGAATCCCTATTGCCTCACAGACCTCCCTTAACCCGGGACCTGCCTGCTCAAGGGCCACCTCAGGAATCATATACCCGGCCTTTGCAAACGCTGCGGCTCCGCAGCCCGTTGACACTACTAATACATCGTGCTTTATAAACTCCGTGGCCAGGTAGTCAAAATAACTATCCTGAGCCGTACGCGGATTATTACACCCTACGAGTGCTGCAACACCTCTTATTCTGCCTGCCATAATGGCGTCATTTAACGGCCTGAATGAGCCGCGGAAACTCCCCCCCTGCATGTAGGCGATGTATTCATGGGAAAAGCCGGCCACTACAGGACAGGTCTCGGTTGCCATCTTCCCAAAGCCGGTTCTTTTGGGATAATTATCGCAAGCTAACTTTATGATTTCCCTCGCTATCTCTTTTGCCCTGTGCTCATCGTACTGAATGTGCATGGCATCTATCATCTTGCCCTTATAGGAGGTGGTTATAACCTTAGTGTGGAATTTCTTTTGCACCTGCCCGATAGCGGGCATTATACACTGGACATCGACCACTATAGCCTCAGCCATGCCGGTCATGAGGGCCAGCTCCTGATTAAGAAATCCTCCGGCGGACGGTATCCCGTGCCTGACCAGTATCTCATTGGCTGTACAGCACATGCCGACCAGATTAATTCCCTTTGCCCCTTTGCTCTTAGCATAATCAAGCAGTTCTTTTTCAGAGCTTACATCAACAATCATCTCGGCAAGAGTGGGCTCATGCCCGTGCACTATGATGTTTACCTCGTCGGTTTTCATAACGCCCAAGCTTGCCGTTGAGTGTATAGGCGTGGGGGTGCCAAAGAGAATGTCGGTCATATCGGTGCTTAACATGCAACCGCCCCAGCCGTCTGCCAGAGCGACTTTCATTGCTGCCATCATCAGGTTTTCCGGGTCCTGGTCAACACCCATATTGGTCCTGTGCATAGCCTCAGCTATCTCCCGGTCTATACCGCGGGGAACAATGCCCCATTTGCGCCAGATTTCCTGCCGCTTCTTA of Nitrospirae bacterium YQR-1 contains these proteins:
- a CDS encoding NAD(P)H-dependent oxidoreductase subunit E; translated protein: MDIESINVKSSIGIIGGIISSEESRRGILIPTLHKVQSENGYLPEDVLRLLSKKLDIPLAEIYSVASFYKQFHFTPRGKNIVRVCTGTACHVRGASKVVDALSTKFNVKAGETTEDLKLTLETVGCVGCCGLAPVVTVNEGVVGTVGPKKLKGLIHDIEEGHDNGKS
- the cooS gene encoding anaerobic carbon-monoxide dehydrogenase catalytic subunit yields the protein MIEENAQSADKVAKEILEWGHAHGMSSAFDRAQHMKPCPIGHSGACCKICFMGPCRLVGPDAEEKVAGVCGATLPVVTARNFLRMVAAGTAAHSDHARDMAFTLLEASTGEVTDFKIKDVKKLKKVAGILDIPTEGKTKEELGKEVALKILSNFGQQKGELSYVKRAPKKRQEIWRKWGIVPRGIDREIAEAMHRTNMGVDQDPENLMMAAMKVALADGWGGCMLSTDMTDILFGTPTPIHSTASLGVMKTDEVNIIVHGHEPTLAEMIVDVSSEKELLDYAKSKGAKGINLVGMCCTANEILVRHGIPSAGGFLNQELALMTGMAEAIVVDVQCIMPAIGQVQKKFHTKVITTSYKGKMIDAMHIQYDEHRAKEIAREIIKLACDNYPKRTGFGKMATETCPVVAGFSHEYIAYMQGGSFRGSFRPLNDAIMAGRIRGVAALVGCNNPRTAQDSYFDYLATEFIKHDVLVVSTGCGAAAFAKAGYMIPEVALEQAGPGLREVCEAIGIPPMLHLGSCVDNSRILTIMTHMTEEGGLGDDITDLPAIGIAPEWMSEKALAIGVYFVASGAHVIFGSESPVEASSVVKAIKTELWSKRMGAKLEFIPDAKDILTTALAAIDSKRDALKLKKYEPGKFGAERVLMTMEDRRKLEKEQAKK
- a CDS encoding SLBB domain-containing protein, translating into MERVKSLEAFKNLQLLLKDETFKEDVPRLRTCTGTACMATGAAGVIQKVEEEAAHCGKHVDIVKTGCQGFCQQGPVMKAEPYGYYYKQVRPQDAHDIVVTTFSAGFPVRNLLYRDDILSEPKEIMETLPFYKKQLRVALHNNGLVDPRKIEHYIAVGGYTALVKALESMSPDHVLEEVDKANLRGRGGAGFPAGAKWKHTKSAKSKIKLVIANGDEGDPGAFMDRSIMEGDPHGLIEGMLLCAYAINAQYGFVYVRHEYPLAVVNLKHAIKQAEELGVLGNNILGTDFSFSLDVREGAGAFVCGESTALVASMEGERGFPRPRPPRLSDVGGGAWGYPSNLNNIETFACVPHIIVKGADWFRSIGTENSPGTKVFALTGKVKNTGLVEVPMGITLREIIFEIGGGILDGKKFKAVQTGGPSGGCLPEEYLDLSVDFDSLSKVGSMMGSGGMVVMDEETCVVDVAKFFLSFTKEESCGKCPPCRLGTYQMLEILKKITSGQGEPEDLDFLDAICRKVQKGSLCGLGQSAPNPIVSTLKYFREEYEEHVHDKYCRAKVCSGLGTYTIEHSECFLCGLCKQACAFGAVKETRRSFFIDQDMCTKCKACYVACPIGAVKVGKGTVGKAARR